The sequence ATGCCAATCCCAAACAGATTCAGGAAGGGGTGGAAATTCCCACTATGCGTGAGGGCGACAGGGCGGGCACCCTGGCGATATTCCCCGACCAGTTAATTAACCACGATACTGCGGCCCCTTATCTGGATGGCAGTCAGCAGCAAGCCAACGACAATCGCATTATTAATGTGGCGCTGCATTTGCAGCTCAAAAATCCCGAAGCCTATGTTTGCCTGGTGACCAAAGACATCAATATGCGGCTCAAGGCCAAAGGCTCGGGCTTGGAGAATGTTGAGGATTATCGCCGCGACCGCGTACTGGACGATATTCAGTTTATGGCCAAGGGCTATGAACACATTCCGGGCAACTTCTGGAGTAAGGTCGAGAGCGTCGACACCCAGCGTGAAGGCAGCCAGACGATACATATTCTGGATCGCTCGTTACTGCCTGCGGCTCATGTGAATCAGTTTATCTACGACGATCAAGGCTTTGTCGGGTTGGTGAAGAGTCTGGACGGCGATCGCCTTACCTTGCTGGATCTCTGTCGCGATCAACTGATGCACCAGAGTATGTGGGGCTTGCAGCCTCGCAATATGGAACAGGCCATGGCCTTTTTCCTGATTTCTCAACCCAGTATTGATATGACGGTGCTGACCGGGCCGGCCGGTTCGGGTAAAACCCTGATTGCTCTGGCCTATGGACTGCATGCCATCCTTGAAGAGAAGCGTTATGACAAGCTGATTGTGGCGAGATCGACGCCGCCGATTGCTGAAGATATCGGCTTCCTGCCGGGTACTGAAGAAGAGAAAATGGCGCCTTGGCTGGCGGCGTTTGACGATAACCTGGAGGTGCTGCACGGTACGGATGAGTCGCCGTTCAGCAGTATCGATTACGTTAAAGATAAGGCCAATATCCAGTTCAAATCGCTTAACTTCATGCGCGGTCGCTCATTCAATAATGCCTATATCGTGATTGACGAAGCGCAGGGGCTGACGCAATTTCAGTTGAAGTCGATCATTACCCGGGTCGGGGCCAACTCGAAGATTGTTGTGTTGGGCAACCTTGCTCAGATCGATAACAAGTACATCTCCCCGCTGACCTCGGGCCTGACCTATCTGGTTGAAAAGAGTAAAAACTTCCCCCACGCGGGCATTATGCATGTGAATGGTATTGAGCGTTCGCGCTTGGCTGCATTCGCCGAGGAGAACCTCTGAGCCATCGTCTAACACCTGTCAATAGGGTTTATCCCTGCTGCTGCACTGGTTTGAGCCGGTGTAATGTGGGCGCAGTAAGAGAACCGTTCTTTGACAGGAGTTGCCATGATGGAAGAGAAGCGCATTGGTGTTGAGCCCGTGCCAGCTAATCTCGAAGAGCTGCTGACCGATTCGCAGCGGGCAGCCCTTCGTCGTATCGAAAACTTCGGCTGGCAAATCAAATTTATTCGCCGTCCGCGCTTTCAGCCGCCACTGGTGGTGGTAGAAAACACGACCGGTATGAATGTTGGTGTGCTCGAAGAAGATGGCGGCGTTAACCTGCGTCCAGCCATCTGTTTGCGCGATTAATGGGGTTTGGCGGCCGGGTCGAACAGGGTAACAATCTGTTCGTCCGGATCGCGACTGGCGCCCGCCGCATTAAGTCTCTGCAGATAGGTTTCCCACAGTACTGACTGCTGGTCGGCCAGTTCTTCCAGATAATCCCAGGAATAAATGCCGCTGTCGTGACCGTCGTCGAAAATCAGCTGCAGGGCATAGTTCCCCACCGCCTTCACATCGATAATCTCCACGTTCAGCTTGCCCGTTTGCAGCACTTCCTGGCCGCGACCGTGCCCCCGAACTTCTGCCGAAGGGGAATATACCCGCAGGAATTCGGCAGGCAGCCGGTGTTCGCGGCCATCCTTGTAGTGCAGGGATAGCTCGCGGGATTTGCGATGTAGCTTGATCTGCTGCGGCACGTTCGCCATGTCGACCTCGTAGGCTTATAGAATGAAGCGGCTCAGGTCTTCATCTTGAGACAGCTCGCCGAGCTGCTTGTCGACATAGGCGCCGTCAATAGTCAGGCTGTCGCCACTGTCTCCCGCGCTGAAAGAGACTTCTTCCAGCAGTCGCTCCATTACGGTGTGCAGGCGGCGGGCGCCGATATTCTCGGTGCGCTCGTTCACTTCCCAAGCCGTTTCGGCAATGCGGCGAATACCGTCTGCGGTGAACTCTACTTTCAGTCCCTCGGTGGCCAGCAGCGCCTGATATTGCTCGGTAATGGAGGCGCGAGGCTCGCTGAGAATGCGCTCGAAGTCATCCGGGGTGAGGGCTGACAGTTCTACACGTATCGGCAGACGGCCCTGCAACTCCGGAATCAGGTCGGACGGTTTACTGAGGTGGAAGGCGCCTGAGGCCACGAACAGAATATGGTCGCTGCGGATCATGCCGTGCTTGGTGCTGACCGTGCAGCCTTCTATCAATGGTAGCAGATCGCGCTGTACACCTTCGCGGCTGACGTCGGCGCCGCCGCTTTCCTGACGTTTGGCGACCTTGTCGATCTCGTCGATGAAGACGATACCGTTCTGCTCGGCGGCCTCGATCGCGCGGGCTTTGAGCTCGTCCTCATTCACCAGTTTGGCGGCTTCTTCGTCCTGAATCTGCTTGTATGCGGCTTTTACGGTCATACGGCGGGTCTTTTTGCGGTCGCCGCCCATACGCGAGAACATCCCCTGCAACTGGTTGGTCATCTCCTCCATGCCGGGAGGGGCCATGATCTCCACGCCCATGGGTGTCGCGCTTATCTCGACCTCAATTTCCTTGTCGTCCAGCTCCCCCTCGCGCAGCTTCTTGCGGAATATCTGCCGGGTCGAACTGTCGCGGTCGGTCTCGCCCTCGCCGCGTGCGGGCGGCAGCAGGGCATCGAGAATGCGTTCTTCGGTAGCATCTCGTGCCCGGTGAGAGACTTGCTCCATCGCCTGCTCGCGGTGCAGCTTCAATGAGACGTCGACCAGGTCGCGAATGATAGATTCCACATCCCGGCCCACGTAGCCTACCTCGGTGAACTTGGTGGCTTCCACTTTAATAAAGGGGGCGTTAGCGAGCTTGGCCAGGCGGCGGGCGATTTCGGTTTTGCCGACCCCGGTGGGGCCAATCATCAGGATATTTTTGGGGGTGATTTCGCTGCGCAGATCATCGCTGAGCTGCATACGGCGCCAGCGGTTGCGCAGGGCGATGGCCACAGCGCGCTTGGCGTCTTGCTGGCCGACGA comes from Spongiibacter tropicus DSM 19543 and encodes:
- a CDS encoding PhoH family protein; the protein is MEKIYVLDTNVLLHDPMALSAFHEHRVVIPMTVLEELDHIKDRRDKDVSREARIAINAIDKILFNANPKQIQEGVEIPTMREGDRAGTLAIFPDQLINHDTAAPYLDGSQQQANDNRIINVALHLQLKNPEAYVCLVTKDINMRLKAKGSGLENVEDYRRDRVLDDIQFMAKGYEHIPGNFWSKVESVDTQREGSQTIHILDRSLLPAAHVNQFIYDDQGFVGLVKSLDGDRLTLLDLCRDQLMHQSMWGLQPRNMEQAMAFFLISQPSIDMTVLTGPAGSGKTLIALAYGLHAILEEKRYDKLIVARSTPPIAEDIGFLPGTEEEKMAPWLAAFDDNLEVLHGTDESPFSSIDYVKDKANIQFKSLNFMRGRSFNNAYIVIDEAQGLTQFQLKSIITRVGANSKIVVLGNLAQIDNKYISPLTSGLTYLVEKSKNFPHAGIMHVNGIERSRLAAFAEENL
- a CDS encoding gamma-butyrobetaine hydroxylase-like domain-containing protein; translation: MANVPQQIKLHRKSRELSLHYKDGREHRLPAEFLRVYSPSAEVRGHGRGQEVLQTGKLNVEIIDVKAVGNYALQLIFDDGHDSGIYSWDYLEELADQQSVLWETYLQRLNAAGASRDPDEQIVTLFDPAAKPH
- the hslU gene encoding ATP-dependent protease ATPase subunit HslU, with amino-acid sequence MSVMTPREIVHELDKHIVGQQDAKRAVAIALRNRWRRMQLSDDLRSEITPKNILMIGPTGVGKTEIARRLAKLANAPFIKVEATKFTEVGYVGRDVESIIRDLVDVSLKLHREQAMEQVSHRARDATEERILDALLPPARGEGETDRDSSTRQIFRKKLREGELDDKEIEVEISATPMGVEIMAPPGMEEMTNQLQGMFSRMGGDRKKTRRMTVKAAYKQIQDEEAAKLVNEDELKARAIEAAEQNGIVFIDEIDKVAKRQESGGADVSREGVQRDLLPLIEGCTVSTKHGMIRSDHILFVASGAFHLSKPSDLIPELQGRLPIRVELSALTPDDFERILSEPRASITEQYQALLATEGLKVEFTADGIRRIAETAWEVNERTENIGARRLHTVMERLLEEVSFSAGDSGDSLTIDGAYVDKQLGELSQDEDLSRFIL